From the Alloalcanivorax dieselolei B5 genome, one window contains:
- the gloB gene encoding hydroxyacylglutathione hydrolase produces the protein MLQTPTAIPAFQDNYIWALRRDQHCVVVDPGDAAPVEAWLRQQGLILTGILITHHHPDHVGGVNTLLEHRDIPVYGPARETIPGLTHPLNDGDRVKLADLDLDLELEVLDVPGHTLGHIAYHARQPGWLFCGDTLFAGGCGRLFEGTPEQMHHSLSRLAALPEGTQVFCAHEYTLANLTFAAKVTPEDPDVRTRLNDVKALRDAGRITLPSTIAVERRTNPFLRATEPALRQSCERHFEAPLDTPVDSFAALRRWKDSG, from the coding sequence ATGCTTCAGACCCCTACGGCGATTCCCGCCTTCCAGGACAATTACATTTGGGCCCTGCGCCGTGACCAGCACTGCGTGGTGGTTGACCCCGGCGACGCCGCTCCGGTGGAAGCCTGGCTGCGCCAGCAGGGTCTGATTCTGACCGGCATCCTCATCACCCATCACCATCCCGATCACGTCGGCGGCGTCAACACCTTGCTGGAACACCGGGATATCCCGGTATACGGCCCGGCCCGGGAAACCATTCCCGGCCTCACCCACCCTCTCAATGACGGCGACCGGGTGAAGCTGGCCGATCTGGATCTGGATCTGGAACTGGAAGTACTGGACGTACCCGGCCACACCCTGGGACACATCGCCTACCATGCCCGCCAGCCGGGCTGGTTGTTCTGCGGCGATACTCTGTTCGCCGGCGGCTGCGGGCGCCTGTTCGAGGGCACTCCGGAGCAGATGCACCACTCGTTGTCACGACTGGCAGCGCTGCCCGAAGGCACCCAGGTCTTTTGCGCCCACGAATATACCCTGGCCAATCTCACCTTCGCCGCCAAGGTGACGCCGGAGGACCCGGATGTGCGCACGCGCCTCAACGACGTCAAGGCGCTGCGCGATGCCGGGCGCATCACTCTGCCCTCCACCATCGCCGTGGAGCGCCGCACCAATCCGTTCCTGCGCGCCACCGAGCCCGCTCTGCGCCAGTCCTGTGAGCGCCACTTCGAGGCGCCGCTGGACACCCCGGTGGACAGCTTCGCCGCCCTGCGGCGCTGGAAGGACAGCGGCTGA
- a CDS encoding microcin C ABC transporter permease YejB: MPRYILKRLLLIVPTLFGILLLNFLVVQAAPGGPVERVLAELQGQGGGAGPGGGFAGTTADTIGGGGHSGYRGSTGLSPELVARIEQFYGFDKPALERFWIMLRNYLRFDFGESYYRDRPVSDLIIERIPVSVSLGLWSTLIAYLVSIPLGIRKAVKDGSRFDVWSSTAIAIGYAIPSFLFAILLVVLFAGGSYFEWFPLRGLTSDNFEQLSWFGKIIDYLHHIALPTLAIVIGNFATLTMLTKNSFLDEIGKQYVQTARAKGLTEKQVLYRHVFRNAMLIIIAGFPAAFVSVFFTGVLLIEYIFSLDGLGLLGFESVINRDYPVVFGTLFIFTLLGMLLKLVSDLTYMWVDPRIDFERRAH, encoded by the coding sequence ATGCCACGCTATATTCTCAAACGACTACTGCTGATCGTCCCCACCCTGTTCGGCATTCTGTTGCTGAACTTCCTGGTGGTGCAGGCAGCCCCCGGCGGCCCGGTGGAGCGCGTGCTCGCCGAGCTCCAGGGTCAGGGCGGTGGCGCGGGCCCCGGCGGCGGCTTCGCCGGCACCACGGCCGATACCATCGGCGGTGGCGGGCATTCCGGTTATCGTGGCTCCACCGGGCTGTCACCGGAACTGGTGGCCCGTATCGAGCAGTTCTACGGCTTCGACAAACCGGCCCTGGAACGCTTCTGGATCATGCTGCGCAATTACCTGAGGTTCGACTTCGGCGAGTCCTATTATCGTGATCGTCCGGTGTCGGATCTGATCATCGAACGTATTCCCGTATCGGTATCACTGGGGCTGTGGAGCACGCTCATCGCCTATCTGGTGTCGATTCCGCTGGGCATTCGCAAAGCGGTGAAGGATGGCTCCCGGTTCGATGTCTGGAGCAGCACCGCCATCGCCATCGGTTACGCCATTCCCAGTTTTCTGTTCGCCATTCTGCTGGTGGTGCTGTTCGCCGGCGGTTCCTATTTTGAGTGGTTCCCGCTGCGCGGCCTGACTTCGGACAATTTCGAACAGTTGTCCTGGTTCGGCAAGATCATCGACTATCTGCATCACATCGCCCTGCCCACCCTCGCCATCGTCATCGGCAATTTCGCCACCCTCACCATGCTGACCAAGAACTCGTTCCTCGACGAGATCGGCAAGCAGTATGTGCAAACCGCCCGGGCCAAGGGACTGACGGAAAAGCAGGTGCTCTACCGCCATGTTTTCCGCAACGCCATGCTGATCATCATCGCCGGCTTTCCCGCCGCGTTCGTCAGTGTGTTCTTCACCGGCGTGTTGTTGATCGAGTATATCTTCTCCCTGGACGGTCTCGGGCTGCTTGGCTTCGAATCGGTGATCAACCGGGACTATCCGGTGGTGTTCGGCACCCTGTTCATCTTCACCCTGCTGGGCATGCTGCTGAAACTGGTCTCCGACCTGACCTACATGTGGGTGGACCCGCGTATCGATTTCGAGCGGAGGGCCCACTGA
- a CDS encoding class I SAM-dependent methyltransferase: MQLPPLPRGPYRRHPQDMPHRFDRWLDSDAGRALLHEERELLADWLPRLVGQRAVSVGSCACRDMLEGIRIPWCCNVTPPELGRGQVQAQAKALPIAKNSVDVLLLHHGLEFQDEPHQVLREAAGCVAPGGMIAVVSFQPVSLLGLARWFRPGARRRPGWVGRYFTPYRVSDWLQVLGFEVEGLASGFHNLPLGERGRRRLAWLEWLGRRLWWRHGACYLLVARKRAAMVRPLAPSFRRGEPSRPTVISVPVARWQRNVE; the protein is encoded by the coding sequence ATGCAGTTACCCCCCTTGCCCCGCGGCCCTTATCGGCGTCATCCCCAGGATATGCCGCATCGCTTTGATCGCTGGCTGGACAGCGACGCCGGCCGCGCCCTGCTCCACGAGGAGCGCGAGTTGCTCGCCGACTGGCTGCCCAGGTTGGTGGGGCAGCGGGCGGTGTCGGTGGGTTCCTGTGCCTGCCGGGATATGCTGGAAGGCATTCGTATTCCCTGGTGCTGCAACGTCACGCCGCCGGAGCTGGGCCGAGGGCAGGTACAAGCGCAGGCCAAGGCCTTACCCATCGCCAAGAACAGCGTGGATGTATTGTTACTGCATCACGGTCTCGAGTTTCAGGACGAGCCGCATCAGGTGCTGCGGGAGGCCGCTGGCTGCGTGGCGCCGGGCGGCATGATCGCGGTGGTGTCGTTTCAACCGGTCAGTCTGCTGGGGCTGGCGCGCTGGTTCCGGCCCGGCGCCCGTCGCCGGCCGGGCTGGGTGGGACGTTACTTCACCCCCTATCGAGTGAGTGATTGGCTGCAGGTGCTGGGGTTTGAAGTGGAAGGCCTGGCCAGCGGCTTCCACAACCTGCCGCTCGGTGAGCGTGGCCGCCGCCGGTTGGCGTGGCTGGAATGGCTGGGGCGGCGCCTGTGGTGGCGCCACGGCGCCTGTTATCTGTTGGTGGCGCGCAAGCGGGCCGCCATGGTGCGGCCGCTGGCGCCGTCGTTCCGGCGCGGCGAACCATCACGTCCAACGGTCATTTCCGTGCCCGTGGCCCGCTGGCAACGCAATGTGGAATGA
- the prpB gene encoding methylisocitrate lyase produces the protein MSQPNSAGARFRRALAEEKPLQIMGTINAYCAMMAEQVGYRAIYLSGGGVANASYGLPDLGITSMNDVLEDVRRISAASEVPLLVDIDTGWGGAFNIGRTVKEMIRAGAGAVHLEDQVAQKRCGHRPNKEIVSQEEMVDRIKAAADARTDDDFFIIARTDAFQKEGLDAAVERARACLEAGADGIFAEAVHTLDDYRAFADGIGGAPLLANITEFGATPLFTREELADAGASMILYPLSAFRAMNQAALKVYREIRENGTQQEVVDTMQTRMELYDFLGYHDYERKLDELFAKGKG, from the coding sequence ATGAGCCAGCCGAACAGCGCCGGCGCCCGTTTTCGACGGGCACTGGCCGAAGAAAAGCCCCTGCAGATCATGGGCACCATCAATGCCTACTGCGCCATGATGGCGGAACAGGTGGGCTACCGGGCGATCTACTTGTCCGGTGGTGGCGTGGCCAACGCCTCCTATGGGTTGCCGGATCTGGGCATCACTTCCATGAACGACGTGCTGGAGGATGTTCGCCGGATTTCCGCCGCCAGCGAGGTGCCGCTGCTGGTGGACATCGACACCGGCTGGGGCGGGGCCTTCAACATTGGCCGTACCGTCAAGGAAATGATTCGTGCCGGCGCCGGCGCCGTGCACCTGGAAGATCAGGTAGCGCAGAAACGCTGCGGCCATCGTCCCAACAAGGAAATCGTCTCCCAGGAAGAAATGGTGGACCGCATCAAGGCCGCCGCTGATGCCCGCACCGACGATGATTTCTTCATCATCGCCCGTACCGACGCGTTCCAGAAAGAAGGGCTGGACGCGGCGGTGGAACGCGCCCGCGCCTGTCTGGAAGCCGGGGCTGACGGCATCTTCGCCGAAGCCGTGCACACTCTGGATGACTACCGGGCCTTCGCCGATGGCATTGGTGGCGCGCCGTTGCTGGCCAACATCACGGAATTCGGTGCCACGCCGCTGTTCACCCGTGAAGAGCTGGCCGATGCCGGCGCCAGCATGATTCTGTATCCGCTGTCGGCGTTCCGCGCCATGAACCAGGCCGCGCTGAAGGTGTATCGCGAAATCCGCGAGAACGGTACCCAGCAAGAAGTGGTCGACACCATGCAGACGCGTATGGAACTGTACGATTTCCTCGGCTATCACGACTACGAGCGCAAGCTGGACGAGTTGTTCGCCAAGGGCAAGGGCTGA
- a CDS encoding GntR family transcriptional regulator has translation MTHTLDDNVRTLADRVFARLQDDIVRGVIAPGTKVSETDLANRYGVSRGPLREALRRLESRKLLERVVHVGTRVTSLSFDDLIEIYYVREALEGMAARLAAENMSDEEVRGLTALLGQHEQQQDLREDTAYFQREGDLDFHYRIIQGSHNATLIQMLVGGLYHLVRMYRYQFSTVSNRPQKALNEHRRIVEAIEARDADLAELLMRRHISRARENIEQQAKRREPDAV, from the coding sequence ATGACCCACACCCTCGACGATAACGTAAGAACCCTGGCGGATCGGGTGTTTGCCCGTCTCCAGGACGATATCGTGCGCGGTGTGATCGCACCCGGCACCAAAGTCAGCGAAACCGATCTCGCCAACCGCTACGGCGTCAGTCGTGGCCCTTTACGCGAAGCCCTGCGCCGCCTGGAATCCCGCAAGTTATTGGAACGGGTGGTCCATGTGGGCACCCGCGTGACCTCCCTCAGCTTCGACGATCTGATCGAAATCTACTACGTGCGTGAGGCGCTCGAAGGCATGGCCGCACGCCTTGCCGCCGAGAATATGAGTGATGAGGAAGTGCGCGGGCTGACCGCGTTGCTCGGTCAGCATGAACAGCAGCAGGACCTGCGCGAGGACACCGCGTACTTTCAGCGCGAGGGCGACCTCGATTTCCATTACCGCATTATCCAGGGCAGCCACAACGCCACGCTGATCCAGATGCTGGTGGGCGGGCTGTATCACCTGGTGCGAATGTACCGTTACCAGTTCAGTACCGTGTCCAACCGGCCGCAGAAGGCCCTCAACGAGCATCGCCGTATCGTCGAGGCGATCGAAGCGCGGGACGCGGACCTGGCGGAGCTGTTGATGCGCCGCCATATCAGCCGGGCAAGAGAAAATATCGAACAGCAGGCGAAGCGGAGAGAGCCGGACGCCGTCTGA
- a CDS encoding LysM peptidoglycan-binding domain-containing protein encodes MHRLLGVFALGVLWFGGGCSLTPSVDELPPMPPAAPEPEPEPIPEPEAGTPGLAIAEPAEQDQDLWARLREGYGLPRVDNSRVEEQRVFYTRHPVYFTRVTTRAERYLKFIIDEAEARHMPTELALLPVVESAFDPFAYSHGRAAGPWQFIPSTGQHFGLRQDWWYDGRRDIIASTRAALTYLQQLADRFDGDWLLALASYNAGAGTVLRAQKRNEAAGRPTDFWSLDLPTETTAYVPKLLAVADIVRNPKRYGVALHPITDVPYFISVDTGGQLDLTQAARLAEVPMEELYLLNPGFNRWATAPAGPHRLLVPADKAERFKAGLANLPAGQRMRWQRYTIARGDNLQSIARRHRTKVQVLREINHLKGNTIIAGKTLLIPQSARGSAAPAGDDSNPRGRRLAHKVGDGDTLWDLARRYQVAVRDLAQWNDLDPKDPLRVGQTLKVWSGDEDGGQTQRSEMVRQVRYSVRHGDSLYTIANRFNVSVNDIRSWNNTLSKRRYLRPGDRVTLFVDIRDAP; translated from the coding sequence ATGCATAGACTTCTAGGCGTTTTTGCCTTGGGGGTGTTGTGGTTTGGCGGGGGCTGCTCACTGACACCATCCGTGGATGAACTGCCGCCCATGCCACCGGCGGCACCGGAGCCAGAACCGGAACCAATACCAGAACCAGAGGCGGGCACACCCGGCCTCGCCATCGCCGAGCCGGCGGAACAAGACCAGGATCTCTGGGCGCGGCTGCGCGAAGGGTACGGCCTGCCCCGGGTGGACAATTCCCGAGTGGAAGAACAGCGGGTGTTCTACACCCGCCACCCGGTCTATTTCACCCGGGTCACCACGCGCGCGGAACGCTACCTGAAGTTCATCATCGACGAAGCCGAAGCGCGACACATGCCCACCGAACTGGCTCTGCTGCCAGTGGTGGAAAGCGCCTTCGACCCCTTCGCCTATTCCCACGGCCGCGCCGCCGGACCCTGGCAGTTCATTCCCTCCACCGGCCAGCATTTCGGCCTGCGCCAGGATTGGTGGTACGACGGCCGCCGCGACATCATCGCGTCCACCCGCGCCGCCCTGACCTATCTGCAACAGCTCGCCGACCGTTTCGACGGCGACTGGCTGCTGGCGCTGGCCTCCTACAATGCCGGTGCCGGTACCGTTCTCCGGGCACAGAAACGCAACGAAGCGGCGGGCAGGCCCACGGACTTCTGGAGCCTGGATCTACCCACTGAGACCACCGCCTATGTGCCCAAGCTGCTGGCGGTGGCGGATATCGTCAGAAATCCGAAGCGATACGGCGTGGCTCTGCACCCGATCACCGATGTGCCCTACTTCATCAGCGTCGACACCGGTGGGCAGTTGGACCTGACCCAGGCCGCCAGACTGGCCGAAGTGCCGATGGAAGAGCTGTATTTGCTTAATCCCGGCTTCAATCGCTGGGCCACGGCCCCCGCCGGACCGCACCGTCTGCTGGTACCGGCGGACAAGGCGGAACGGTTCAAGGCCGGTCTGGCCAACTTGCCCGCCGGCCAACGGATGCGCTGGCAGCGTTACACCATCGCCCGCGGCGACAATCTGCAAAGCATCGCCCGCCGCCACCGTACCAAGGTGCAGGTACTGCGCGAGATCAATCACCTCAAGGGCAACACCATCATCGCCGGCAAAACCCTGTTGATTCCTCAATCCGCCCGAGGCAGCGCCGCTCCGGCCGGGGACGACAGCAATCCGCGGGGCCGGCGGCTGGCACACAAGGTTGGTGATGGCGATACCCTGTGGGATCTGGCCCGGCGTTACCAGGTGGCGGTACGTGACCTGGCCCAATGGAACGATCTCGACCCCAAGGATCCACTGCGGGTCGGGCAGACCCTGAAAGTGTGGAGTGGCGACGAAGACGGCGGCCAGACGCAACGTTCCGAAATGGTCCGCCAGGTCCGCTACTCAGTACGCCACGGTGATTCGTTGTACACCATCGCCAATCGCTTTAATGTGTCCGTGAACGACATTCGCAGTTGGAATAATACCCTGAGCAAGCGCCGCTACCTGCGTCCCGGTGATCGTGTCACGCTGTTCGTGGACATTCGCGACGCCCCCTGA
- a CDS encoding anthranilate synthase component I family protein: MLDSVHVVFHQNGRLLALGPPDHTLYAQDREALKALPERVADALAQGYRFACGLLPYAAGLALHGIGGCDTPAVVHLYRSMPRPFHQQPGTFRLTRPFQAQQTADKYAYALQRISCYLVAGDCYQVNYSQRFDARFQGDPLIAFQRLVHAHPAPHACFFRDRGEAVFGVSPERFLRVDGRDVVTEPIKGSRPRGDGEEEDRRLGEALLANPKDRAENLMIVDLLRNDLGAVCEPGSITVDPLFELRRFSNVQHLVSTVHGRLRPDVTPLAALISAFPGGSITGAPKKRAMEIIQELESVPRGPYCGTLFWQDDQGRLDSNILIRTLYTRGDALHCHGGGGIVVDSTTEEEYRESRFKVEKLMAVL, encoded by the coding sequence ATGCTTGATAGCGTTCACGTCGTCTTTCATCAAAATGGCCGTTTGCTGGCCCTCGGGCCGCCCGATCACACCCTGTACGCGCAAGACCGGGAAGCCCTGAAAGCCCTGCCGGAACGGGTCGCCGATGCGCTTGCCCAGGGTTACCGGTTCGCCTGCGGCCTGCTCCCCTATGCCGCGGGCCTGGCCCTGCACGGTATTGGCGGCTGCGATACACCAGCGGTGGTGCATCTTTACCGGTCCATGCCGCGGCCGTTCCACCAGCAACCAGGCACCTTCCGTCTGACCCGGCCATTCCAGGCACAGCAAACTGCTGATAAGTATGCCTATGCACTGCAAAGGATCAGTTGCTATCTCGTAGCCGGAGATTGCTATCAGGTAAATTACAGTCAACGTTTCGATGCCCGCTTCCAAGGCGACCCGCTGATCGCCTTCCAACGGCTGGTGCACGCGCACCCCGCGCCCCATGCCTGTTTTTTCCGTGATCGGGGCGAGGCGGTGTTCGGCGTATCGCCGGAGCGCTTCTTGCGGGTGGACGGCCGCGACGTGGTTACCGAGCCGATCAAGGGCTCGCGGCCGCGCGGCGATGGCGAGGAAGAGGATCGGCGTCTGGGCGAGGCCTTGCTGGCCAATCCCAAGGATCGCGCCGAGAACCTGATGATCGTGGATCTGTTACGCAACGATCTGGGGGCGGTTTGCGAGCCGGGCTCGATAACGGTGGACCCGCTATTCGAATTGCGCCGCTTCAGCAACGTGCAGCATCTGGTGTCCACCGTGCACGGCCGCCTGCGCCCGGACGTGACGCCCCTGGCCGCGCTGATCAGTGCCTTTCCCGGCGGCAGCATCACCGGCGCGCCGAAGAAACGGGCGATGGAAATCATTCAGGAACTGGAATCGGTACCGCGTGGCCCCTATTGCGGCACATTGTTCTGGCAGGACGATCAGGGACGGTTGGACAGCAACATTCTGATTCGCACCCTCTACACCCGGGGCGACGCACTGCACTGCCACGGCGGCGGCGGCATCGTGGTCGATTCCACCACCGAGGAAGAATATCGGGAAAGCCGCTTTAAAGTAGAAAAGCTGATGGCGGTGTTGTAA
- the dnaQ gene encoding DNA polymerase III subunit epsilon yields MRQIVLDTETTGLEPAAGHRIIEIGCVEVMNRRITGNNLHLYINPEREIDQGAMEVHGITLEFLADKPVFAQVAEEFVNFIDGAELVIHNAPFDVGFINHELKLLGARWGTVEQRCRVLDTLRLAREMHPGQKNSLDALCRRYDVDNGHRELHGALLDSEILADVYLAMTGGQTNLSLDGQDGSSGGQRQAEAIRRLSADRPSLRVVSADGGDLQRHLDKLRSMAEQNGEPTLWGTEEG; encoded by the coding sequence ATGAGACAGATTGTACTGGATACGGAAACCACCGGCCTGGAGCCCGCCGCCGGCCACCGTATTATCGAGATCGGTTGTGTGGAGGTGATGAACCGCCGCATTACCGGTAACAACCTGCACCTGTACATCAACCCGGAACGGGAGATCGACCAGGGGGCGATGGAGGTGCACGGCATCACCCTGGAATTCCTCGCCGACAAGCCGGTGTTCGCGCAAGTCGCCGAGGAATTCGTCAATTTCATCGACGGCGCCGAGTTGGTGATTCACAACGCGCCTTTCGATGTCGGTTTTATCAATCACGAGTTGAAGCTGCTGGGCGCCAGGTGGGGCACGGTGGAGCAGCGCTGCCGGGTGCTGGATACCCTGCGGCTGGCGCGGGAAATGCACCCCGGGCAGAAGAACAGCCTGGATGCGTTGTGCCGCCGCTACGACGTGGACAATGGCCACCGGGAATTGCACGGCGCTCTGCTTGACTCCGAGATCCTCGCCGACGTTTATCTGGCCATGACCGGCGGCCAGACCAACCTTTCCCTGGACGGGCAGGATGGCAGCAGTGGCGGTCAGCGGCAGGCGGAGGCAATTCGCCGGTTGAGCGCGGACCGCCCTTCGCTGCGGGTGGTGTCGGCTGATGGCGGCGATCTTCAGCGCCATCTGGACAAGCTGCGCTCCATGGCGGAGCAGAACGGCGAGCCGACCCTGTGGGGGACTGAGGAGGGCTGA
- a CDS encoding extracellular solute-binding protein, translated as MRAVTILLGLLLALPAFAEVHSGHAITMYDAPKYGPSFRQFDYVNADAPKGGQIKLHVIGGFDSFMPYLPKGSAAAGVGGLGPSFIYDSLTVRSLDEPFTEYGLLAERMEWPDDRSWITFTLRDEARFADGHPVTAEDVVWSFNQLTEHGQPLYAYYYADVEKVEALSKRKVKFTFKPGDNRELVMIVGQLPVLPKHFWKDKDFTQADLTVPMGSGPYRIASFKPGKQVVYQRRDDYWAWDLPVIQGQYNFGRVIFEYYLDQTVALEAFKKGDYDFRFEMNSKLWATAYTGRDFNSGKLVKEEIHHQNPSGMQGFIFNTRRALFQDPALREAMAYALDFEWSNKQLFYNQYKRTRSYFQNSEMAATGLPSKAELKLLEPLRDQLPERVFTEEYQPPVSDGTGRPRENLRTAQTLLKKAGYEVRNGQLFNPEGKPVKFEFLLYSPAFERVVLPFSRNLKALGISADVIRVDESQYLQRVRNFNFDMIVGGWGQSSSPGNEQRDFWSSEAADRPSSRNYAGIKDPAIDSLVKTLIAAKDRDALVTSSRALDRALQWGFYVIPNWGMDYHRFAYRSRLAHPDLPPYLGVDGALDLWWDTTAE; from the coding sequence ATGAGAGCCGTCACCATTCTGTTGGGTTTGCTGCTGGCCCTGCCGGCCTTCGCCGAAGTGCACAGCGGCCATGCCATCACCATGTACGACGCTCCCAAGTATGGCCCTTCCTTCCGTCAGTTCGACTACGTCAATGCCGACGCCCCCAAAGGCGGTCAGATCAAGCTCCATGTGATCGGCGGCTTCGACAGCTTCATGCCCTACCTGCCCAAGGGCAGCGCCGCCGCCGGCGTCGGCGGTCTCGGCCCCAGCTTTATTTACGACAGCCTGACCGTGCGCAGCCTGGACGAACCGTTCACCGAATACGGCCTGCTCGCCGAACGCATGGAATGGCCGGACGATCGCAGCTGGATCACTTTTACCCTGCGTGATGAAGCCCGCTTCGCCGACGGCCACCCGGTCACCGCCGAGGACGTGGTATGGAGCTTCAATCAGTTGACCGAACATGGCCAGCCGCTTTACGCCTACTACTACGCCGATGTGGAAAAAGTGGAGGCGCTCTCCAAGCGTAAGGTGAAGTTCACCTTCAAACCCGGAGACAACCGGGAACTGGTGATGATCGTCGGCCAGCTTCCGGTATTGCCCAAGCACTTTTGGAAAGACAAGGACTTCACTCAGGCCGATCTCACCGTACCGATGGGTTCCGGCCCTTATCGCATCGCCAGTTTCAAGCCCGGCAAGCAGGTGGTGTACCAGCGCCGCGATGACTACTGGGCCTGGGACCTGCCCGTTATCCAGGGCCAGTACAACTTCGGCCGGGTGATCTTTGAGTATTATCTGGATCAGACCGTGGCCCTGGAGGCCTTCAAGAAAGGCGATTACGACTTCCGCTTCGAGATGAACTCCAAACTCTGGGCCACCGCCTACACCGGACGGGATTTCAACAGCGGCAAGCTGGTCAAGGAAGAAATCCATCACCAGAACCCTTCGGGCATGCAGGGCTTTATCTTCAATACACGCCGTGCGCTGTTCCAGGACCCGGCGTTACGCGAGGCCATGGCCTATGCGCTGGACTTCGAATGGTCCAACAAACAACTGTTCTATAACCAGTACAAGCGCACTCGAAGCTATTTCCAGAACTCGGAAATGGCCGCCACCGGCCTGCCCTCGAAAGCGGAGCTGAAACTGCTGGAACCGTTGCGCGATCAACTGCCGGAGCGGGTCTTTACCGAGGAGTATCAGCCGCCGGTCTCCGACGGCACCGGCCGTCCGCGGGAGAATCTGCGCACCGCCCAGACCCTGCTCAAGAAGGCCGGCTACGAGGTGCGTAACGGTCAGTTGTTCAATCCCGAAGGGAAGCCGGTGAAATTCGAGTTTCTGCTTTACAGTCCGGCGTTCGAACGTGTGGTCCTGCCGTTCTCCCGCAACCTCAAGGCTCTGGGTATCAGCGCCGATGTGATCCGCGTGGATGAATCCCAGTACCTGCAGCGGGTGCGAAATTTCAATTTCGACATGATCGTCGGCGGCTGGGGCCAGTCCTCCTCCCCGGGTAACGAACAGCGGGACTTCTGGTCCAGCGAGGCGGCGGACCGGCCCAGCAGCCGCAATTACGCCGGCATCAAGGACCCGGCCATCGACAGCCTGGTAAAAACCCTGATTGCCGCCAAGGACCGCGACGCTCTGGTGACCAGTAGCCGGGCGCTGGATCGCGCCCTGCAGTGGGGATTCTATGTCATCCCCAATTGGGGGATGGATTACCACCGCTTCGCCTACCGCTCCCGGCTGGCCCATCCTGATTTGCCGCCGTACCTTGGCGTCGACGGGGCCCTGGATCTTTGGTGGGATACCACGGCGGAATAA
- the rnhA gene encoding ribonuclease HI: MKTVEIFTDGACRGNPGPGGWGALLRHGEHERELFGGEPLTTNNRMELMAAIVALETLKSPCRVVLTTDSQYVRQGITEWMANWKRRGWRTASRQPVKNADLWQRLDQAAAPHEVEWRWVRGHSGHVENERADRLANRGIDQMSVDG; this comes from the coding sequence TTGAAGACAGTGGAAATTTTTACCGACGGTGCCTGTCGTGGCAATCCGGGGCCGGGAGGCTGGGGCGCGTTGCTGCGCCATGGCGAGCACGAGAGGGAACTGTTCGGCGGTGAGCCGTTGACCACCAATAACCGCATGGAATTGATGGCGGCCATCGTTGCTCTGGAAACCTTGAAGTCACCCTGCCGGGTGGTGCTGACCACCGATTCCCAGTATGTGCGTCAGGGCATCACCGAATGGATGGCCAACTGGAAGCGGCGCGGCTGGCGCACCGCTTCCCGGCAGCCGGTGAAGAACGCCGATCTGTGGCAGCGCCTGGATCAGGCCGCCGCCCCCCACGAGGTGGAATGGCGCTGGGTGCGAGGCCACAGCGGGCACGTGGAGAACGAACGGGCCGACCGCCTGGCCAACCGTGGAATTGATCAGATGAGTGTGGACGGATGA